The window TTAGAATACTGTGCAAGTACTAAGAATGCTGCAGAGAGAGACCATAGATCAATTGCAAATGATAGTCCTAATACTCAGGCCTTGTCTCTATCACTTTCGTCGGTTCCGTTGTCCAAATCATATGCATGTCAGACTGGGGAGAGGATTATGTCTGAAGATTTGCATTCAGGAGCTGGTTGTTTTAGCAATATTCAAGAGATAAAGGCCTTGAAGTCTGACTATCATTGTTTTGATTCAAAACCATCATATCATGGTAAAGTCTTGGAAAGTGCTCAACATGATATGGTGGGAAATCCAACTTTTGCTCATCGGGCTGCAGGTCCACTTGGTCCATTTACTGGCTATGCAACCATACTGAAAAGTTCAAAGTTTCTAAAGCCAGCCCAACAGCTATTGGATGACTTCTGTAATGTTTTCGgtccaaaatgcaccaaaatgCCAGAGCCACCAGAAAGGATTTCAGCTGAGATTAGGGCCTGTGATAATGCTGTCAATGCTAATGAATCCATTATTGGAGCTTTGGCTGGGGATTCTGGTGGCTCATCATCTACATTCTACAGTTCCAATGAAAAGACACAGGATCATGGAGGTTTAAGCAGCCCAACTGAATCTTATCGGCCAGACTATCTTCAAAAGAAGGCAAAGCTGTTGTACATGCTGGAGGAGGTTTGTAACCTTCTTTCCTGTCATTATCTGGATTCTTAATATGCTTTACTGGTTATGTAGTTTGGTATTTGAATATGATAATTCTGGAACTCGACGTCAAGCAAAAAACACATTCATGCATTGACAAGAAAAGAGAGCTCACTAAAATTCCTACAAAACTAGGGTGAGTATTTGTTGTTTTAGTGGGATCAAAAGTTCTCTATTAGCCAGAAACTTTCCGTTTTTCTCCTATCCCCCACATCAAAATCACAAGCCTACATGACTTTTGTTCTTTAGTGGCAATGAGGACGTTTTTGGTACTTATCTAGAAATAGCCTCCTAGCTACTAAACTTAGGGGGTAAGCAATTATTGTAAGGAAGTCTTTTGGTGCTATATACAAGCTGTACTGGATGATATTTTTGGATTGGTGGTCTGAGATTGCTGAAAATGTATTTGTGATTAAAGTTTGCATTAATTTGTGTACCCTCGATATTAACAATTCGACGTTTTGCCTATGGTAATAGTAGtatttcaaggacattgcagtCTACAATTTTAGATTCAACTAagtaaaatattgttttagctGTACGATACTGAGATATGGAGTAATATCATAATGTTGTTTATTCTCAAAAGCCAGTACAAATGTGAACTTCTTTTTGGAATGTCTATCGATGTAAGATTCAATTAAAATTTCTTCCATAATAGTACTAGTGTATAATCAAGATCTTTCTTTCTATTATTCTTACtcatttattgtattttttttcatcCTTGATTTTCTTGTGCACTATTCTCTTTCCCAATTTTATTATCTTCATTGGCAAATGGGCCCCGGGAAACACAGTAAGTCTGTTAGCCTGTAATACATCTAacataattaaaagaaacagCGTGCTAACATCTAGAGCTACCATGTATGCATAGATATTTGCCAATGTTTGGAGCCTATATTTATGCATGGCTGCACGCTAGATTGATTCATCATGCATGTTTTTTCAAATTCCTCTATGCTTCTTAGCCATCAGTAGAATATCTCAATATCATGACTTAACAAAAATCATGATCTGCTGTGACTTCTACATCGTTAACTGCTGTTACATATTTCTGCTGTGCTGTAGCTGCAATATATTCATGCTAGAATTCAGCTTTTGACATCTACATCTGCCTTGTTTTTGAAAGGTATGCCGAAGATACAAGCACTATCATCAGCAGATGCAAATGGTTGTTTCATCCTTTGAGTCTGTGGCAGGTCTTACTGCAGCCACCCCTTTTATTTCTCAGGCCTTGAAGACTGTTGCTAGGCATTTTCGGTGCATAAGAAATGCAATCTCTGACCAGCTAAAAAATGTAAGGAAAGCTCTTGGAGAAGACTTGGCATCCCCTACAACTGGCACGAGCAGTAGTAAAGGTGACATCTGTACATCAAGGTTGAAATTGATGGATCAGACCTTCCAGAAGCAGAAAGTTGTTGGAGGAAATGTGGGTTTCTTTGAACCCCAACAGCATGTTTGGAGGCCCCAAAGGGGACTGCCAGAACGTGCTGTAGCTATTCTTAGAGCTTGGCTTTTTGATCACTTCCTTCACCCGTAAGTCCACAATTTTTTGGACCTGGAAGAACCATTCATTGACTCTCAATCTAACTGAAAATGAATCTCATCTGTTATTTTAGGTATCCCACTGATGCAGACAAGCATATGTTAGCCACTCAAACTGGATTAAGTCGAAATCAGGTATAGTGAGCTCTTGATACATTTACATGTTAGAGCAAGAAGAGAGGGTAGGTGATCCCTCTCGCAGTTCTTCCTGTTTTACTTTGGTGTTGTGCCGTCAAGTTGTTACCTTTATTTCTCCTAACCAATGAGTGGAGACATAATGTGATATCAGCTTCATCTAACCCTAGCTAAACAGATGTCCAATTTGCAATATGATCTGGAGAGCAAAGATGCTGCAATAATAAGGATGGGCTAAACGataatggaaaagaaaagagaaaaatgcagcATAACTAAAAGATATACCGCTTTAGAATGGTTTTCCTTCCAATTTCTCATCTTACATGCTACTTTAGCGTGTTATTTCGGTTCAGTATATGGCATTTGGATGAGCATCTTTGGATTGTAGAAAAAGCAATCCTATCATCTGTTTGTGGTAGATAGATTTTACTCATACAGTAACCATGTCCTTGCTCTTTCCTTTGAGAACTAAATTTTCTACTGCCAGATTTAATTCTAATTCTGGCTTGATCTATTTTGTGAAGTTTGAGGTATTTCATAAGAAGTTCATATGTAGGATCTGAGATTAAGACTTGACCCTAGCACCGTCATTTTCCTGTGAGGAACATCCTTGGCCCCCTATATTATTGGGTACCAAAGGAAGTGATGGGGCTTGTATCAGATGGCATTTTGCAGTGGAAAGAAAAGTTGCAATCCTCTAACTTGTAGACCAGGCTCACTTTCTTTTAACTCCTTTTGGCTAATGTTTAGCTTGGATTTGCATTTCAGGTTTCAAATTGGTTTATCAATGCTCGTGTTCGAGTGTGGAAACCCATGGTTGAAGAGATACACACGTTGGAAACTAAAGGGACTGCAGAAACAGGTGCAAGTGTGGGAAAAACTGATGGAAAGGCTATGACTGAAAGTGTTAGCCGATCAAATGATAGTCAGCCTCTGAATAGGCTCAACGCTGGTAGATCATCTGAAAAGCAGGTGGAGTGTTCGGATGTTGGATCGTCGGTATATATGGGATCTAGAATGAATGATGATACATGGAATCAGAAACGGAGTCGAGTTGAATGTCATGTTCCTGGAAGCATGGATGGTTCATTGGTGGGCTTCGTGCCATACCAGCAAAGCGGAATTGAGATTGGAGGGCTTGGAGCAGTGTCCCTGACATTAGGTCTCAGGCAAAATGCAGATGGTGTGCAACCACAGCATCCATTGCAGCAGCAACATGAAAATCAGCTAAGGCGACATTTTGGAGATCAGATAATTTATGATTTTGTGGGTTGATTTTTGCTTGTTATGGCTGTCTTCGGGGATTTAGATGCAAAATAGTAGCACAAGGTGAAGTACCATTATTTACTATGGTGCTGCACAAGGCATTTATCAAGTAGattatttccttttttctttttttattggaAGTATGCTTCAAGTAGACTGTCCCAGATGAAAATCGATTATCAACCAATTGAAAATCAATCTCTACTGAGAATGTACTTATATGCTAAATGTTGCTTGGATGTGGGAAATATATCATTTCCATAATTGATCGAAAGTAATTAATGAAGTCCAAAACACAACTTTGTACTATTGCTGGGTTCCTGTAGGCTGTAGCCCCTATTGCTTTCTTAATATGTGGCATTTTCTTTTTGAGGAATTCATCAGCATTCTCAAGTTTTGCAGCTTTTATCTTTTAACCTGCAAAATTTAAATGCGTGGATGGAATCCTTCGGATGTTCATGAAAAGACCCTTTTTTCATGGGTGGGTTTCATGCGTGGGTGGTCTCTACCAtttaaagaaggaaaaaaaaaaaaaaaatcaaacgaTGAGTTGTATGCATTTAGAACAGGGGTTGCAACTGCAAACTTCTGTTTCTCTTCAACAAAAAGAACAGATGTCCAAACCATTTTGTAGTCGTAATTAAAATTCTTCTATTCCCGCACCACACTcggaaaaatcaaaataaacaaataaattactttctattcttgtgatttgatattttactatataattttttttatagtttaaaaatttataCGTAACTCTTTCatgatttgaattaaagtgtcacTATTAGTTTTTTTATTAATACTAATGGtcaatattaaaaaattaaaataataaattattaaattcacTCTTCACTATTTTTTcccaaatacaaaaaagaataaagagaattaaaaaatagataaataagaaaTAGGAATCTTTAATGGCTGCAAATTTTTAatgtattttttatttgttatttatctattttttattttcttttcttcttt is drawn from Coffea arabica cultivar ET-39 chromosome 1c, Coffea Arabica ET-39 HiFi, whole genome shotgun sequence and contains these coding sequences:
- the LOC113720656 gene encoding uncharacterized protein encodes the protein METGNFRPELHVAQQSRRDKLRVQHHPNPCNQNVEVYANQLVPFSTHEGLNPDLIQLRSIRYGNLSYEPLVFSSEMLDFSTNSQALLAHSNKDVTMLHQESKRIAGDVEDPSTNLSNTLPSNVNSSAKVSGDPQNCSTWKSIGSQESCDWITNYTSGSAGGIDSNHNPIFVGGGLSGSLKANNNNPSTSTIYFNKPSSSYGNHHEIRSSLTSPPGEISSRNSPKNHVGHGHFNSPSVYHTANTFQEVSSATIMTQELGVAAIAQQHSKEIAHVSWPNGGNELVLLPAYADHSNPLGLKHGSGECRRWNGELEYCASTKNAAERDHRSIANDSPNTQALSLSLSSVPLSKSYACQTGERIMSEDLHSGAGCFSNIQEIKALKSDYHCFDSKPSYHGKVLESAQHDMVGNPTFAHRAAGPLGPFTGYATILKSSKFLKPAQQLLDDFCNVFGPKCTKMPEPPERISAEIRACDNAVNANESIIGALAGDSGGSSSTFYSSNEKTQDHGGLSSPTESYRPDYLQKKAKLLYMLEEVCRRYKHYHQQMQMVVSSFESVAGLTAATPFISQALKTVARHFRCIRNAISDQLKNVRKALGEDLASPTTGTSSSKGDICTSRLKLMDQTFQKQKVVGGNVGFFEPQQHVWRPQRGLPERAVAILRAWLFDHFLHPYPTDADKHMLATQTGLSRNQVSNWFINARVRVWKPMVEEIHTLETKGTAETGASVGKTDGKAMTESVSRSNDSQPLNRLNAGRSSEKQVECSDVGSSVYMGSRMNDDTWNQKRSRVECHVPGSMDGSLVGFVPYQQSGIEIGGLGAVSLTLGLRQNADGVQPQHPLQQQHENQLRRHFGDQIIYDFVG